The sequence GAGGGCCGTCAACCACACACTCCAGAAGCGTTTTGACTTTCACATCAAATCTGGTATGGTGAAACGCAACGCAAGATACCGGTATTGACGACACTGGCACTCTTGGCCCTGCAGGGTTCCGCCGCGGCCGCAGAGGAGGGTGGGATGCCATTGGGCCATCAGCTTGGGCTGGTCTGGGTGGCTCCATTCGCCCTGTTGCTTCTGTCCATTGCAGTCCTGCCGCTGATTGTCCCGCGCTGGTGGGAATCCAACCTCAACAAGGGAATCATGTGCGCCGTCCTTGGGCTTCCCG is a genomic window of Candidatus Methylomirabilota bacterium containing:
- a CDS encoding sodium:proton antiporter; amino-acid sequence: MGHQLGLVWVAPFALLLLSIAVLPLIVPRWWESNLNKGIMCAVLGLP